The following proteins are co-located in the Micromonospora coriariae genome:
- a CDS encoding ABC transporter substrate-binding protein, which produces MRKQKWFASLAVASVVATTACGSGGDEASGGDQAVKIDVGGLPLAALAPLYLGIDKGFFADEGLEVTPQQAQGGAALLPAVVSGDMEFAYSNTASLITASVKGLPVQIVANGNDETHDVKKASSTVVSKGGGPIRQPADLAGKTIAVNTLNNVGDITIKAALEKSGVDVSGLKFVELPFPDMLPALEAGRVDAVWLVTPFTQTAKDAGHQEVLRPFFDTQPGLNIATYFTSQRYAKEHPDVVAGFVRAMNKSLTYTNDHPDELRAAVKTYAKIPDDVLGKMPLPEFPAEIDVPDIELTAELMRKYGIIDKLPDFKRLVRQGA; this is translated from the coding sequence ATGCGGAAGCAGAAATGGTTCGCATCGCTCGCGGTGGCAAGTGTCGTCGCTACCACGGCTTGCGGCAGCGGCGGCGACGAGGCGAGTGGGGGTGACCAGGCGGTGAAGATCGACGTCGGTGGGCTCCCGCTGGCCGCGCTGGCACCGCTGTACCTCGGCATTGACAAGGGCTTCTTCGCTGACGAGGGCCTTGAGGTGACCCCGCAGCAGGCCCAGGGCGGCGCGGCGTTACTGCCGGCCGTCGTCAGCGGAGACATGGAGTTCGCCTACTCGAACACCGCCTCTCTCATCACGGCAAGCGTCAAAGGACTGCCGGTCCAGATCGTCGCGAACGGCAATGACGAGACCCATGACGTCAAGAAGGCGTCGTCGACGGTCGTGTCCAAGGGCGGCGGACCCATCCGCCAGCCGGCCGACCTGGCGGGCAAGACGATAGCGGTCAACACGCTCAACAACGTCGGTGACATTACGATCAAGGCAGCACTGGAGAAGTCCGGTGTGGACGTCAGTGGACTCAAGTTCGTCGAGCTGCCGTTTCCGGACATGCTTCCTGCCCTCGAAGCCGGGCGGGTGGACGCGGTCTGGCTGGTAACCCCCTTCACCCAGACCGCGAAGGACGCCGGCCACCAGGAAGTGCTCCGGCCCTTCTTTGACACCCAGCCGGGGTTGAACATCGCCACCTACTTCACCTCCCAGCGTTACGCGAAGGAGCACCCGGACGTCGTGGCCGGGTTCGTCCGGGCGATGAACAAGTCACTGACGTACACCAATGACCACCCGGACGAACTGCGCGCCGCGGTCAAGACGTACGCCAAGATTCCCGATGACGTGCTGGGCAAGATGCCGCTGCCGGAGTTCCCGGCGGAAATCGACGTCCCAGACATCGAGTTGACCGCCGAGCTGATGCGTAAATACGGCATCATCGACAAGCTGCCGGACTTCAAGCGCCTGGTCAGGCAGGGCGCATGA
- a CDS encoding 2-keto-4-pentenoate hydratase produces MMGDWDVQRAASTLLEAEHTRTDRPPITDEWPELDLATAYAIQDETLARRLARGEHLIGVKLGLTSRAKQQRMGISSPLVAWLTDAMVLPAGAPVPQDQLIHPRAEPEIVFVMAQRLAGPGVTAATAMSAVGAVLGGVEIIDSRYTDFRFTLPDVVADNASSGCYVTGPVSRPPTILDLSMEAVVLEVDGEVVDSATGGAVQGHPAEALALAANALAERGLAIEAGWVVLTGGMTDAVFAPPGSRLAAHFSTLGSIVLSGG; encoded by the coding sequence ATGATGGGTGACTGGGACGTACAGCGCGCGGCGAGCACGCTCCTTGAAGCCGAGCACACGAGGACCGATCGCCCGCCGATCACCGACGAGTGGCCGGAGTTGGACCTGGCCACCGCCTATGCGATCCAAGATGAGACGCTGGCCCGCCGGCTGGCTCGGGGTGAACACCTGATCGGCGTCAAGCTGGGGTTGACCTCCCGAGCGAAGCAGCAGCGGATGGGAATCTCTTCGCCGCTGGTCGCGTGGCTGACCGACGCTATGGTGCTTCCGGCCGGGGCGCCAGTGCCGCAGGACCAACTGATCCACCCTCGCGCCGAACCGGAGATCGTCTTCGTGATGGCCCAGCGGCTGGCCGGGCCCGGCGTGACGGCCGCGACCGCGATGTCCGCGGTGGGCGCGGTGCTCGGCGGTGTGGAGATCATCGACTCCCGGTACACCGACTTCCGCTTCACCCTGCCCGACGTCGTCGCGGATAACGCCTCGTCCGGCTGCTACGTCACTGGCCCGGTCAGCCGGCCGCCGACCATCCTGGACCTGTCCATGGAGGCTGTCGTCCTCGAGGTCGACGGAGAGGTGGTCGATTCGGCTACCGGCGGGGCCGTCCAGGGGCATCCGGCGGAGGCGCTGGCGCTCGCGGCCAACGCACTCGCCGAACGGGGTCTGGCCATCGAGGCTGGCTGGGTCGTACTCACCGGTGGCATGACCGACGCGGTCTTCGCGCCACCCGGATCCCGGTTGGCGGCGCACTTCAGCACGCTCGGCTCGATCGTCCTGAGCGGAGGCTGA
- a CDS encoding 2-keto-4-pentenoate hydratase, which translates to MREVDRATAADLLVEARRLHQPINSLTERFPDLTVEDAYEIQARQSQQRLDSGRVIKGRKVGLTSAAMQRQLGVNSPDFGVLFDDMFFPEHEPIAPALFLQPRIEPEVAFVLKRDLQGPGITVADAIRAVDFVLPALEIIDSRIADWRITIADTIADNASSGGVVLGGSPARLADVDLRLMGGNLFGNGDLVATGAGGAVLGSPLLSLVWLANTLGDRNAGLRAGDVVLPGSITSAQPVRPGDTWSAHFAGLGSVTTCFAKEAR; encoded by the coding sequence GTGCGCGAGGTAGACCGAGCGACGGCCGCCGATCTGCTGGTCGAGGCCCGTCGGCTGCATCAGCCTATTAATTCGCTCACCGAACGGTTCCCCGACCTGACCGTCGAGGACGCATACGAGATCCAGGCGCGGCAAAGCCAGCAGCGGCTGGACTCCGGGCGGGTGATCAAGGGCCGGAAGGTGGGACTCACCTCCGCCGCGATGCAACGTCAGTTGGGTGTGAACTCGCCGGACTTCGGCGTGCTGTTCGACGACATGTTCTTCCCCGAACACGAACCCATCGCGCCCGCGCTGTTCCTTCAGCCGCGTATCGAGCCGGAGGTGGCGTTCGTCCTCAAGCGGGACCTCCAAGGCCCCGGGATCACCGTGGCCGACGCGATCCGAGCGGTCGATTTCGTGTTGCCGGCCCTGGAGATCATCGACAGCCGGATCGCCGACTGGCGAATCACCATCGCCGACACCATCGCTGACAACGCCTCCTCCGGCGGGGTCGTGCTGGGTGGCTCGCCCGCCCGGTTGGCCGACGTGGACCTCCGTCTGATGGGCGGCAACTTGTTCGGCAACGGCGACCTCGTCGCCACCGGCGCCGGCGGCGCTGTGCTGGGCTCACCCCTGCTGTCCCTGGTCTGGTTGGCCAACACCCTCGGCGATCGGAACGCGGGGCTGCGCGCGGGCGATGTCGTGTTGCCCGGATCGATCACCAGCGCCCAGCCGGTCCGACCCGGTGACACTTGGTCCGCGCACTTCGCCGGGCTGGGCTCAGTCACCACGTGCTTCGCGAAGGAGGCGAGATGA
- a CDS encoding acetaldehyde dehydrogenase (acetylating) yields the protein MTRPIAAIVGPGNIGTDLLIKLQRSPHLDVRYMVGVDPNSDGLAKARARGVETSAEGVDWLLARPEPAQLVFEATSAKAHLANAPRYAEAGIQAVDLTPAMVGPLVCPVVNLHEHLAAPNVNMVTCGGQATIPMVAAVASVTPVPYAEIVASIASRSAGPGTRANIDEFTETTSLALREVAGAGRGKAVIILNPVEPPMIMRDTVFCAIHPDADRDAITASVLAMVERVREYVPGYTLRADPQYDEPRPGWAGNARVALFLEVRGNGDYLPPYAGNLDIMTAAAARVGDLMAQAKAVAA from the coding sequence ATGACCAGGCCCATCGCGGCCATCGTCGGTCCCGGGAACATCGGCACCGATCTGCTGATCAAGTTGCAGCGCAGCCCGCACCTCGACGTGCGGTACATGGTGGGGGTGGACCCGAACTCCGACGGTCTGGCCAAGGCAAGGGCCCGCGGCGTGGAGACCTCGGCCGAAGGCGTTGACTGGCTGCTCGCCAGGCCGGAGCCGGCACAGTTGGTCTTCGAGGCCACCAGCGCCAAGGCGCACCTGGCGAACGCCCCGCGCTACGCGGAGGCCGGCATCCAGGCGGTGGACCTGACACCTGCCATGGTAGGGCCGCTGGTGTGTCCGGTGGTGAACCTGCACGAGCACTTGGCCGCGCCGAACGTGAACATGGTGACCTGCGGGGGGCAGGCGACCATCCCGATGGTTGCCGCGGTGGCCTCGGTGACGCCGGTTCCGTACGCCGAGATCGTGGCGTCGATCGCGTCCCGTTCGGCCGGTCCCGGCACCCGCGCCAACATTGATGAGTTTACCGAGACGACCTCGCTGGCGTTGCGCGAGGTCGCCGGTGCCGGGCGAGGCAAGGCCGTGATCATCCTGAATCCGGTCGAGCCGCCGATGATCATGCGGGACACCGTTTTCTGTGCCATCCACCCGGACGCCGATCGCGACGCGATCACCGCATCCGTGCTCGCCATGGTGGAGCGAGTCCGGGAGTACGTCCCGGGCTACACCCTGCGGGCCGATCCGCAGTACGACGAGCCGCGTCCGGGCTGGGCGGGCAACGCCCGCGTCGCGCTGTTTCTGGAGGTCCGCGGTAACGGCGACTACCTGCCGCCGTACGCGGGCAACCTCGACATCATGACGGCCGCCGCCGCCCGCGTCGGTGACCTCATGGCCCAGGCGAAGGCGGTGGCGGCGTGA
- a CDS encoding aldehyde dehydrogenase, giving the protein MELIPHIIDGKEIESRDGGEFETVDPWTRQAFARVALGTAEDAGLAVEAARRAFDRGPWPRMGFAERGAALHRLADLIDEHRDELALADTRDMGKPISDSTSKDVPRSAMNFRFFADHARLSAGEALPMDSGHHAYTRYEPAGVVSAIAPWNFPLMLESWKVAPALAWGNTVVLKPAEGTPTSATLLARLALEAGIPPGVFNVVHGFGPDSAGEALTKDPRVDRITFTGESTTGRVLSRAAAANLTPVSLELGGKGANLVFADADLESAVRWSIQAIFSNAGQVCLAGSRIYVQREVYAEFLDRFCAAAEALVIGDPKDRRTQVGPLSSGEHYQKVRSYVEGVPAEGGIMRTGGFGDGWVVRPTVITDVPADARVCREEIFGPVVVVAPFDTEAEAVSSANATPYGLNAMVFTENLSRAHRVAAALRAGTVWTNCFFIRDLRAPFGGVGDSGVGREGGNFSRDFFTEPKAVVMELR; this is encoded by the coding sequence ATGGAACTGATCCCCCACATCATCGACGGCAAGGAAATCGAGTCCCGCGACGGCGGCGAGTTCGAGACCGTGGATCCGTGGACCCGGCAGGCCTTCGCCCGGGTCGCACTCGGCACTGCCGAGGATGCCGGCCTGGCCGTCGAGGCTGCTCGAAGGGCCTTCGACCGTGGGCCGTGGCCCCGGATGGGCTTCGCCGAGCGCGGCGCCGCCCTGCACCGGTTGGCCGACCTCATCGACGAGCACCGCGACGAGTTGGCCTTGGCCGACACCCGGGACATGGGTAAGCCGATTTCGGACAGCACGTCAAAGGATGTGCCGCGTTCGGCGATGAACTTCCGGTTTTTCGCCGACCACGCTCGGCTGTCCGCAGGCGAGGCTCTGCCGATGGACAGCGGGCACCACGCCTACACCCGGTATGAGCCGGCCGGGGTTGTCTCCGCGATCGCGCCGTGGAACTTCCCGCTCATGCTCGAGTCCTGGAAGGTCGCTCCGGCGTTGGCCTGGGGCAACACGGTCGTCCTGAAGCCTGCCGAGGGCACACCGACGTCCGCCACGCTGCTGGCCCGCCTTGCGCTCGAGGCCGGCATACCGCCCGGAGTGTTCAACGTCGTCCACGGATTCGGCCCCGATTCCGCCGGCGAGGCGCTGACCAAGGACCCGCGGGTCGACCGGATCACCTTCACCGGCGAGTCCACCACCGGGCGGGTGCTGTCCAGGGCGGCCGCGGCAAACCTCACGCCCGTGAGCCTGGAACTGGGCGGCAAGGGCGCCAACCTCGTCTTCGCCGACGCCGACCTGGAGTCGGCGGTGCGCTGGTCGATCCAAGCCATCTTCAGCAACGCGGGGCAGGTGTGTCTGGCCGGGAGCCGGATCTACGTGCAGCGCGAGGTCTATGCCGAATTTCTCGACCGCTTCTGCGCCGCCGCAGAAGCCCTCGTCATCGGTGACCCCAAGGATCGCCGCACGCAGGTCGGGCCGCTGTCGTCCGGCGAGCACTATCAGAAGGTCCGTTCGTACGTCGAGGGCGTTCCTGCCGAGGGCGGCATTATGCGGACCGGCGGCTTCGGTGACGGCTGGGTGGTGCGCCCGACCGTCATCACCGATGTTCCCGCGGATGCCCGGGTCTGCCGGGAGGAGATCTTCGGACCCGTGGTCGTGGTCGCGCCATTCGACACCGAAGCCGAGGCGGTGTCGTCGGCCAACGCGACGCCGTACGGGCTCAACGCCATGGTTTTCACGGAAAACCTGTCCCGGGCGCACCGGGTCGCCGCAGCGCTACGTGCCGGCACGGTATGGACGAACTGCTTCTTCATCCGCGACCTGCGCGCCCCGTTCGGTGGGGTTGGCGATTCGGGCGTGGGGCGCGAGGGCGGCAACTTCAGTCGCGACTTCTTCACCGAACCGAAGGCCGTGGTGATGGAACTGCGCTGA
- a CDS encoding tautomerase family protein, translating into MIVPLVEITVVQGRSPTQLRTLISKVTEAVEAAIEAPLPSIRVILREVPATHWAAGDVTVAEREKK; encoded by the coding sequence ATGATCGTGCCGTTGGTTGAGATCACCGTGGTGCAGGGCCGTTCCCCGACGCAGCTGCGCACCCTGATCAGCAAGGTCACCGAGGCGGTCGAGGCCGCCATCGAGGCACCCCTACCGAGCATCCGTGTCATCCTCCGCGAAGTTCCAGCGACGCACTGGGCCGCCGGGGACGTCACCGTTGCGGAACGAGAGAAGAAGTGA
- the dmpG gene encoding 4-hydroxy-2-oxovalerate aldolase, whose protein sequence is MTTTDPGAVRITDSTLRDGSHAMAHQFTEGQVRATVHALDAAGVQVIEVAHGDGLGGSTFNYGFSRTDEIRLIEAAVDEATRARIAVLLLPGLGTVEDLRHAHGVGASVARIATHCTEADVSVQHFGAARELGMETVGFLMLSHRASPSVLAKQARIMVDAGAQCVYVVDSAGALVLGDAQARIAALVDEIGAEAQVGFHGHQNLSLGVANSVLAYQTGARQIDGALCALGAGAGNAPTEVLSAVFERLGVPTGVDAQGVAAAAEDVVKPFIPRLPWMDRAAIVQGYAGVYSSFLLHAERAAERYGVPAHEILERVGAAGYVGGQEDMIIDIALELAEARERRQG, encoded by the coding sequence GTGACGACTACGGACCCGGGCGCGGTACGCATCACGGACTCGACGTTGCGGGACGGGTCGCACGCGATGGCTCACCAGTTCACCGAGGGGCAGGTCCGGGCCACGGTGCACGCCCTGGACGCCGCCGGTGTGCAGGTTATCGAGGTGGCACACGGCGACGGTCTCGGTGGATCCACATTCAACTACGGCTTTTCCCGCACCGACGAAATTCGGCTCATCGAGGCCGCGGTAGACGAAGCCACCAGGGCCAGGATTGCTGTCCTGCTGCTGCCTGGTCTCGGCACTGTGGAGGACCTTCGACACGCACACGGCGTTGGTGCCTCGGTAGCGCGCATCGCCACCCACTGCACGGAGGCGGACGTCTCGGTGCAGCACTTCGGCGCCGCCCGCGAGCTCGGCATGGAGACCGTCGGTTTCCTGATGCTGTCGCACCGGGCCAGCCCCAGTGTGCTGGCGAAGCAGGCCCGGATCATGGTCGACGCGGGGGCGCAGTGCGTTTACGTTGTCGACTCCGCCGGTGCACTGGTGCTCGGTGACGCACAGGCCCGGATCGCGGCGCTGGTCGACGAGATCGGGGCCGAGGCCCAGGTCGGCTTCCACGGCCACCAGAACCTCTCGCTGGGGGTGGCCAACTCCGTTCTCGCCTACCAGACGGGCGCCCGGCAGATCGACGGCGCGCTCTGTGCCCTTGGCGCGGGCGCCGGTAACGCCCCGACCGAGGTTCTCAGTGCGGTGTTCGAGCGCCTGGGGGTGCCTACCGGCGTCGATGCGCAAGGCGTCGCGGCGGCGGCGGAAGACGTGGTAAAACCCTTCATCCCGCGACTGCCATGGATGGATCGTGCAGCGATCGTGCAGGGCTATGCCGGCGTTTATTCCAGCTTCTTGCTGCACGCCGAGCGGGCCGCCGAGAGGTACGGCGTCCCGGCTCACGAAATCCTCGAGCGAGTCGGTGCGGCGGGCTACGTGGGCGGGCAAGAGGACATGATCATCGACATCGCGTTGGAGCTCGCAGAGGCACGCGAGCGGCGCCAGGGGTAG